Proteins encoded by one window of Candidatus Sumerlaea chitinivorans:
- a CDS encoding Pyruvate,phosphate dikinase, with amino-acid sequence MAKKYVYSFGGGRADGNESMKELLGGKGANLAEMAGHPDLRLPVPPGFTITTEVCTYYYQHNRKYPPELKAQVEAALAKVEKLMKKKFGDKSNPLLVSVRSGARRSMPGMMETVLNVGLNDETIVGLIEKTQNPRFAYDAYRRLIMMYSDVVMEKAAGIEPKDGKGIRKLLDERLEEVKKEKGYASDTDLTTEDLKQLVEEFKAMVKKVLGKPFPQDPMDQLWGAIGAVFASWNGKRAVEYRRIEKIPDEWGTAVNVQAMVFGNMGDDSATGVAFTRHPGTGEKIFYGEYLVNAQGEDVVAGIRTPAPINEESKNEQSKHLPTLKELMPDVYKQLFDIQRRLEKHYKDMQDIEFTIEKGTLYMLQCRVGKRNGVAAVRIATDMYKEGLIDAATAVNRVAPNQLFELLLPMLDPKAELKTTPIAKGLPAGPGGAKGRVVFTSKDAVEWAQRGEKVILVREETSPEDVDGMHKSQAILTSKGGMTSHAALVARGWGKCCIVGCGDIEIAPDNKSFRTKSGVVVKEGDWISLNGTKGLVYQGELPLVEPDLEHNKPFQELMKLSDRFRKMNVRTNADTPKDAEQAIKFGAEGIGLFRTEHMFYGEGSDKPLFLLRKMIMSKTADERRKALDQLFPFVKNDVKATLEVMNGRPVTIRLLDPPLHEFVPHSEDKLQALAKELGVDMAELAKRAEGLRENNPMLGHRGVRLGITYPEITEMQVRAILEAAAELVKAGKKALPEIMIPVTCVETELAHQKAIVDRVYKEVCAKFGLRKLNFLYGTMIEIPRAALQAAKMAETAEFFSFGTNDLTQMGFGFSRDDIGTFLPDYLEKKILKDDPFQTIDQDGIGELIKVGIERGRATRPDLKVGICGEHGGDPESVKFCYRVGMNYVSCSPFRVPIARLAAAQAAIEEEKKAAAAPKPPAKKAAAKKAPAKKAAAKPAAKKVAAKAVAKKAAKAPAKKAAAKKAPAKKAAKKR; translated from the coding sequence ATGGCGAAGAAGTACGTTTACTCGTTCGGCGGCGGTCGCGCCGACGGAAACGAATCCATGAAGGAGTTGTTGGGGGGCAAGGGGGCAAACCTTGCGGAAATGGCCGGCCATCCGGACCTGCGCCTGCCGGTTCCCCCGGGCTTCACCATCACCACCGAAGTTTGTACGTACTACTATCAGCATAACCGGAAGTATCCGCCGGAGCTCAAAGCGCAGGTTGAGGCTGCCTTGGCCAAGGTCGAGAAGCTGATGAAGAAGAAGTTCGGCGATAAGTCGAACCCCCTGCTCGTATCGGTGCGCTCCGGTGCACGGCGCTCCATGCCCGGCATGATGGAGACGGTGCTCAACGTCGGGCTGAATGATGAGACGATCGTGGGCCTGATCGAGAAGACCCAGAATCCGCGGTTCGCTTACGACGCTTACCGGCGCCTCATCATGATGTATTCAGACGTCGTCATGGAAAAGGCCGCGGGAATTGAGCCGAAGGATGGCAAGGGCATCCGCAAGCTGCTCGATGAGCGCCTCGAGGAGGTTAAAAAGGAAAAAGGTTACGCGAGCGACACGGACCTCACCACCGAGGACCTCAAGCAGCTCGTGGAAGAGTTCAAGGCCATGGTGAAGAAGGTCTTGGGCAAGCCCTTCCCGCAGGATCCGATGGATCAGTTGTGGGGTGCAATCGGCGCCGTCTTCGCGAGTTGGAATGGCAAGCGTGCGGTCGAGTATCGCCGCATCGAGAAAATTCCGGATGAGTGGGGCACGGCCGTTAACGTTCAGGCGATGGTCTTCGGCAACATGGGCGACGACAGCGCCACGGGCGTAGCCTTCACGCGCCACCCCGGTACGGGCGAAAAGATCTTCTACGGCGAGTACCTCGTGAACGCGCAAGGTGAGGACGTGGTGGCGGGTATCCGTACGCCGGCGCCGATCAACGAGGAATCCAAGAACGAGCAGAGCAAGCACCTGCCGACGCTTAAAGAGCTCATGCCCGACGTCTACAAGCAACTCTTCGATATCCAGCGGCGCCTCGAAAAGCACTACAAGGACATGCAGGATATCGAGTTCACGATCGAAAAGGGCACGCTCTACATGCTGCAGTGCCGCGTGGGTAAGCGCAACGGCGTGGCGGCGGTGCGCATTGCCACGGATATGTACAAAGAGGGACTCATTGACGCGGCAACGGCCGTGAATCGCGTGGCGCCGAATCAGTTGTTCGAACTGCTCTTGCCGATGCTCGATCCCAAGGCCGAGCTCAAGACCACGCCAATCGCGAAGGGTCTACCTGCTGGCCCCGGTGGCGCAAAAGGCCGTGTGGTCTTCACTTCGAAGGACGCCGTGGAATGGGCGCAGCGTGGCGAGAAGGTCATCCTCGTGCGCGAGGAAACGTCGCCAGAGGATGTGGACGGCATGCACAAGTCGCAGGCCATCCTGACAAGCAAGGGCGGCATGACCTCGCACGCGGCACTTGTGGCCCGCGGGTGGGGCAAGTGCTGCATCGTCGGCTGCGGCGACATCGAAATCGCGCCGGATAACAAGTCCTTCCGCACGAAGAGTGGCGTGGTCGTGAAAGAGGGCGACTGGATCTCGCTCAACGGCACGAAGGGCTTGGTGTATCAGGGCGAGCTTCCGCTCGTTGAGCCAGACCTCGAGCACAATAAGCCCTTCCAAGAGCTCATGAAGCTTTCGGATCGCTTCCGCAAGATGAACGTGCGCACGAACGCCGACACCCCGAAGGACGCCGAACAGGCGATCAAGTTTGGCGCCGAGGGCATCGGGCTCTTCCGCACCGAGCACATGTTCTATGGCGAGGGGAGCGACAAGCCGCTCTTCCTGCTGCGCAAGATGATCATGAGTAAGACGGCGGACGAGCGCCGCAAGGCGTTGGATCAGCTCTTCCCGTTCGTGAAGAACGACGTGAAGGCGACGCTCGAGGTGATGAATGGGCGGCCGGTAACGATCCGCCTGCTCGACCCACCGCTGCACGAGTTCGTGCCGCATTCAGAGGATAAGCTTCAGGCGTTGGCGAAGGAACTCGGCGTGGACATGGCCGAGCTCGCGAAGCGCGCCGAGGGGCTGCGGGAAAATAACCCGATGCTGGGTCACCGGGGCGTGCGCTTAGGCATCACCTATCCTGAGATCACGGAGATGCAGGTGCGGGCGATCCTCGAGGCCGCAGCCGAGCTGGTGAAAGCCGGTAAGAAGGCGCTGCCGGAGATCATGATCCCCGTCACGTGCGTCGAGACCGAATTGGCCCATCAGAAAGCGATCGTGGATCGCGTGTACAAAGAAGTGTGCGCAAAGTTCGGCCTGCGCAAACTCAACTTCCTGTACGGCACCATGATCGAAATTCCGCGTGCTGCGCTTCAGGCCGCGAAGATGGCTGAAACGGCCGAGTTCTTCAGCTTCGGGACGAACGACCTGACTCAGATGGGCTTCGGCTTTAGCCGCGACGACATCGGTACGTTCCTGCCCGACTACCTTGAGAAGAAGATCCTGAAGGACGATCCGTTCCAGACGATTGATCAGGACGGCATCGGCGAGCTGATCAAGGTGGGTATCGAGCGCGGGCGTGCGACGCGGCCCGATCTCAAAGTCGGCATCTGCGGTGAGCACGGTGGCGATCCTGAATCGGTGAAGTTCTGCTACCGAGTCGGGATGAACTACGTGAGCTGCTCGCCGTTCCGCGTGCCGATTGCACGTCTGGCCGCAGCACAAGCGGCAATCGAGGAAGAGAAAAAGGCTGCAGCCGCACCAAAGCCGCCAGCAAAGAAGGCCGCAGCGAAGAAAGCCCCTGCCAAAAAGGCGGCCGCAAAACCTGCGGCCAAAAAGGTGGCGGCAAAAGCTGTAGCCAAGAAGGCCGCAAAAGCCCCGGCAAAGAAAGCTGCTGCAAAGAAGGCACCTGCGAAGAAAGCGGCGAAGAAGCGCTGA
- a CDS encoding Dihydroorotate dehydrogenase, catalytic subunit: MPVDLSTQVGTLRLKNPVTVASGTFGYGLEYSEFYDPSLLGGIFLKGMTLQPRAGNETPRLVETPSGLINSIGLQNIGIEEFCERKWRELADLNTLIGVNISGSTIEEYEELAARASAVPIVGAIELNVSCPNVKEGGVEFGRSAATVREITARCVAASRVPVLVKLTPNVTDVVELAAAAMEGGATGVTLVNTFLAMAIDVEKRRPVLANVFGGLSGPAIRPIAVRMVWQIWRALRCPIIGMGGIMSGRDALEFILAGASAISVGTANFVNPTAAQDVLREIEDYCERHGVERMRDLVGAAHSSSP; the protein is encoded by the coding sequence ATGCCTGTGGACCTCTCAACTCAAGTCGGTACCCTGCGGCTGAAAAATCCCGTTACAGTCGCCTCGGGCACATTTGGCTACGGGCTCGAATACAGTGAGTTTTACGACCCCTCGCTCTTAGGCGGCATATTCCTCAAAGGCATGACGCTCCAGCCACGTGCGGGAAACGAAACCCCGCGACTCGTGGAAACTCCCAGCGGACTCATCAACTCCATCGGGCTGCAGAACATCGGGATTGAAGAATTCTGCGAGCGCAAATGGCGTGAACTGGCCGACCTCAACACACTCATTGGGGTCAATATCAGCGGATCCACCATTGAAGAATACGAGGAACTTGCCGCGCGTGCTTCCGCTGTCCCGATCGTCGGCGCGATCGAGCTCAACGTTTCGTGCCCAAACGTCAAAGAAGGCGGCGTGGAATTTGGCCGCTCTGCCGCCACCGTGCGCGAGATCACAGCGCGGTGCGTTGCCGCAAGTCGGGTACCGGTGCTGGTCAAGCTCACGCCGAACGTCACCGACGTCGTGGAGCTGGCCGCGGCTGCCATGGAAGGTGGTGCAACTGGGGTGACCCTCGTGAACACTTTCCTCGCCATGGCCATTGATGTGGAAAAGCGACGCCCCGTGCTCGCCAACGTTTTTGGTGGACTGAGTGGGCCTGCCATTCGCCCCATCGCCGTCCGAATGGTCTGGCAGATCTGGCGGGCGTTGCGCTGCCCCATCATTGGCATGGGCGGCATTATGTCGGGGCGCGACGCACTTGAATTCATTCTCGCCGGTGCGAGCGCGATCAGCGTGGGCACAGCCAATTTTGTGAATCCAACCGCCGCGCAGGATGTGCTACGGGAAATCGAGGATTACTGCGAACGTCACGGCGTGGAACGCATGCGCGACCTCGTCGGTGCAGCCCACTCGTCTTCGCCCTGA
- a CDS encoding diguanylate cyclase/phosphodiesterase (GGDEF & EAL domains) with PAS/PAC sensor(s), whose translation MLGVVLVFTVLAVGWAVVSMERANRANQRLTSYHLACERLHRRLVWNESNKSIYARAYASTADEQFKRGWVQATEELWQALKETSDTVGIAPELLQELTLRITSSRATEESAFRLGEEENAWTSAVLVLNSKAYNELRIKTRACLEKLNADMQRELARLASETDAKVHQGRLALWTASIAVLFGAVVVINSWQQWRRSLLKTLADQAHAIEALAESEARFRRAIAGANDGIWDWDLRSGTVFYSPRWKEMLGYGETELGNSLEEWFGRIHPEDQDAVEAALEAHLKGNSKYFESEFRMQHRSGEWRWMLARGVAERDESGSPSRIAGSVTDITLRKLTEEQFRHGAYHDPLTDLPNRQYFWEELERVAAKSVRNSHHRFALLYLDLDDFKAINDSYGHAVGDEYLREVARRLRGAVRPQDFVARVGGDEFVVLLDDVESDEAAHEVARRLESALAEPVETGLATLRTTVSIGVAVSTPSERDPATLLTQADQAMYEAKRQRKAQGAADGSHDFGGGL comes from the coding sequence ATGCTCGGAGTGGTTTTGGTATTCACCGTTCTTGCGGTTGGTTGGGCTGTGGTCAGCATGGAACGCGCCAACCGTGCGAACCAACGGCTTACGTCGTACCATCTGGCATGCGAGCGGCTGCACCGACGTTTAGTCTGGAACGAAAGCAACAAAAGTATTTACGCGAGGGCCTACGCTTCGACCGCGGATGAGCAATTCAAACGAGGCTGGGTGCAAGCAACCGAAGAGTTGTGGCAGGCTCTCAAAGAAACCTCTGACACGGTGGGCATTGCTCCCGAACTTTTGCAAGAGTTGACCCTGCGAATCACCTCGAGTCGTGCGACAGAAGAAAGCGCATTTCGACTTGGGGAGGAGGAGAATGCGTGGACGTCGGCGGTCTTGGTTTTGAACTCGAAAGCGTACAATGAGTTACGCATTAAGACACGCGCGTGTTTAGAAAAGCTAAACGCGGACATGCAGCGGGAGCTCGCGCGATTGGCGTCGGAAACGGATGCGAAAGTACATCAAGGGCGGCTGGCACTTTGGACAGCATCGATCGCTGTGCTCTTTGGGGCGGTCGTGGTCATCAACTCGTGGCAGCAGTGGCGGCGTTCGCTTCTGAAAACACTCGCGGATCAGGCCCATGCGATCGAGGCGCTTGCGGAAAGTGAAGCGCGCTTTCGCCGGGCCATTGCAGGGGCAAATGACGGAATTTGGGATTGGGATTTGCGGTCGGGAACGGTTTTTTATTCGCCCCGTTGGAAAGAAATGCTCGGTTATGGGGAGACTGAGCTCGGGAATTCTTTAGAGGAGTGGTTCGGGCGGATTCACCCTGAGGACCAAGACGCAGTGGAAGCGGCGTTGGAAGCCCATTTGAAAGGCAACTCAAAGTATTTCGAAAGTGAGTTTCGGATGCAGCACCGTAGCGGCGAGTGGCGTTGGATGCTGGCGCGTGGAGTGGCAGAACGCGACGAATCGGGTTCTCCATCGCGCATCGCGGGAAGTGTCACGGACATTACCCTGCGCAAGTTGACTGAAGAACAATTTCGCCATGGCGCGTACCACGACCCTCTGACCGATTTGCCCAATCGCCAGTATTTTTGGGAGGAACTGGAGCGCGTAGCGGCTAAAAGTGTGCGAAATTCCCATCATCGCTTTGCCTTGCTCTATTTGGACCTCGACGATTTCAAGGCGATCAATGACTCGTACGGGCATGCGGTGGGGGATGAATATTTGCGAGAGGTTGCGCGCCGCTTGCGTGGGGCGGTGCGCCCGCAGGACTTTGTGGCGCGAGTGGGGGGAGACGAATTTGTGGTTCTGCTCGATGACGTCGAATCCGATGAGGCTGCGCATGAGGTGGCGCGTCGGTTGGAGTCAGCCTTAGCCGAGCCAGTGGAAACGGGATTGGCGACGCTCCGCACTACTGTAAGCATCGGCGTGGCGGTGAGCACTCCGAGCGAGCGTGACCCAGCGACTCTGCTTACTCAGGCTGACCAAGCAATGTACGAGGCGAAACGTCAGCGCAAAGCTCAAGGGGCGGCGGATGGCAGCCACGATTTTGGTGGAGGACTCTAG